The following proteins are encoded in a genomic region of Spirosoma sp. SC4-14:
- the gatC gene encoding Asp-tRNA(Asn)/Glu-tRNA(Gln) amidotransferase subunit GatC, with amino-acid sequence MKVDHETLHKIAHLARLEVRPEEEADLLNSLNGVLTWMEQLNELDTTGVEPLTHISSETNVLRDDVVANHLPREQALANAPQHDEQFFEVPKVLE; translated from the coding sequence ATGAAAGTAGACCACGAGACCTTACATAAAATTGCCCATCTGGCCCGGCTCGAAGTACGTCCTGAAGAAGAAGCCGACTTGCTCAACAGTTTGAACGGCGTATTGACCTGGATGGAGCAACTCAACGAGCTGGACACTACCGGCGTTGAACCATTAACCCATATTTCGTCTGAAACCAACGTCCTGCGCGACGACGTAGTAGCCAATCACCTCCCCCGCGAACAGGCACTCGCCAACGCCCCTCAACATGACGAGCAGTTTTTCGAAGTACCGAAGGTGTTGGAGTAA
- the purH gene encoding bifunctional phosphoribosylaminoimidazolecarboxamide formyltransferase/IMP cyclohydrolase encodes MSLKISSALISVYYKDGLEPLVRLLHEQNVRLYSTGGTQAFIEQLGIPVTAVEDLTGYPSIFGGRVKTLHPAVMGGILYRRELPEDLAQAERHRIPPIDMAVVDLYPFEETVASGASDEDIIEKIDIGGISLIRAAAKNHKDVLIVSSRNQYADVVNLLTNKNGATDLSDRRQYAQEAFGITSHYDTAIQAYFAKDDSQSANEVAITDFKNLPANHLRYGENPHQQATFYGDLNAMFEKLHGKELSYNNLVDVDACVGLIDEFDTAAGTTFAIIKHTNACGIATAPTAKDAYLNALACDPVSAFGGVIITNTPVDLATAQELNKLFMEILIAPDFAPEALDLLKSKKNRILLKRKAVALPTIMFKTVLNGVLEQDKDNQTETTAQFKVVTTKAPSDAEMQALEFALKVCKHTKSNTIVLAKKDQLLASGVGQTSRVDALRQAIEKAGSFGFDLQGAVMASDAFFPFPDCVEIASQAGITAVVQPGGSVRDQDSIDYCNEHELAMVTTGVRHFKH; translated from the coding sequence ATGTCCCTCAAAATTTCCTCAGCGCTGATTTCCGTTTATTACAAAGACGGGCTCGAACCATTAGTACGGCTTTTGCACGAACAAAACGTACGGCTCTACTCAACTGGCGGCACCCAGGCATTTATCGAACAGCTCGGAATTCCGGTAACGGCCGTTGAAGACCTTACGGGCTATCCGTCTATTTTTGGCGGCCGGGTAAAAACGCTTCATCCGGCGGTTATGGGAGGTATTTTATACCGTCGTGAACTCCCCGAAGATCTGGCACAGGCCGAACGTCATCGGATTCCGCCAATCGATATGGCCGTGGTCGATCTGTATCCGTTTGAAGAAACGGTTGCCTCGGGCGCATCAGATGAAGATATCATCGAAAAAATTGACATTGGTGGCATTTCGCTCATTCGGGCGGCAGCCAAAAACCATAAAGATGTCCTCATCGTTTCGTCGCGGAATCAATACGCCGATGTTGTAAACCTGCTGACCAACAAAAATGGCGCAACCGACCTGAGCGACCGTCGGCAGTATGCCCAAGAAGCCTTTGGTATAACCTCGCACTACGACACTGCCATTCAGGCTTATTTTGCCAAAGACGATAGCCAGTCGGCAAACGAAGTGGCTATCACCGACTTCAAAAATCTGCCTGCCAATCACCTGCGCTACGGCGAAAACCCACATCAGCAGGCTACGTTCTACGGCGATCTGAACGCCATGTTCGAGAAACTGCACGGCAAAGAGCTGTCGTACAACAATCTGGTCGATGTTGATGCCTGTGTAGGCTTAATTGATGAGTTCGATACAGCGGCTGGCACCACATTTGCCATCATTAAACACACCAATGCCTGCGGTATTGCTACGGCTCCGACGGCTAAAGATGCCTACCTGAATGCACTGGCCTGCGATCCGGTTTCGGCCTTTGGTGGTGTTATCATCACCAATACGCCAGTCGATCTGGCAACGGCCCAAGAACTCAATAAGCTGTTTATGGAGATTCTGATTGCACCAGACTTTGCACCAGAAGCACTCGACCTGCTGAAATCGAAAAAGAACCGGATTTTACTGAAACGTAAGGCTGTGGCTTTACCCACCATTATGTTCAAAACGGTTTTGAACGGCGTATTGGAGCAGGATAAAGACAATCAGACCGAAACAACCGCCCAGTTTAAGGTTGTAACGACAAAAGCGCCCAGCGATGCCGAAATGCAGGCCCTCGAATTTGCCTTAAAGGTTTGCAAGCATACTAAATCGAACACGATTGTGCTGGCCAAGAAAGATCAGTTGCTGGCCAGTGGAGTTGGGCAAACCTCCCGCGTAGATGCACTACGGCAGGCAATTGAGAAAGCGGGGTCGTTTGGTTTCGATCTGCAAGGCGCAGTAATGGCTTCCGACGCGTTTTTCCCCTTTCCTGACTGTGTTGAAATTGCCAGTCAGGCAGGTATTACGGCCGTTGTGCAACCCGGCGGATCGGTCCGCGACCAGGATTCGATCGATTACTGCAATGAGCACGAGCTGGCGATGGTTACGACCGGTGTAAGACATTTTAAACACTGA
- a CDS encoding lysophospholipid acyltransferase family protein: MQLLYTIWCAIYFVLLYLILFPVQYVFLQRDEWKPWAHKVNYIWGRLFFFGIGMPIRVDYRYKPDPEQVYVFCANHFSYLDIAAMGVIVKNYYAFVGKSEVKHIPLLGYMFAKLHVQVDRDQPNSRAYSLAKSIRTLAAGRSIMIFPEGGIRAKHPPKMHHPFKDGAFIMAIQQQVPVVPITLLNNYKILPDTKKVRFHWYPLRAVIHPPIATAGLTQENVEWLKEETYRIIDAELTSKQTVIA; this comes from the coding sequence ATGCAACTATTATATACAATTTGGTGCGCTATTTATTTTGTACTACTGTATCTGATTCTATTTCCGGTACAGTATGTCTTTTTGCAGCGCGACGAATGGAAACCGTGGGCGCATAAGGTCAATTATATCTGGGGACGGTTATTTTTCTTCGGTATTGGTATGCCTATTCGGGTAGATTACCGCTATAAACCCGATCCGGAACAGGTGTATGTGTTCTGTGCAAATCATTTTTCGTATCTGGACATTGCCGCAATGGGCGTAATTGTGAAAAACTATTACGCCTTTGTTGGCAAAAGTGAGGTTAAGCACATTCCGCTACTGGGCTATATGTTCGCCAAACTACACGTGCAGGTCGATCGCGACCAGCCAAACAGTCGGGCTTATTCGCTGGCAAAATCGATTCGAACGCTGGCAGCAGGGCGCAGTATCATGATTTTCCCGGAAGGCGGTATTCGGGCTAAGCATCCGCCTAAAATGCATCATCCGTTCAAAGACGGCGCGTTTATTATGGCCATTCAGCAGCAGGTGCCTGTTGTTCCAATCACCTTGCTGAATAACTACAAGATTTTACCCGACACAAAAAAAGTTCGGTTCCATTGGTATCCGCTCCGGGCCGTGATTCACCCTCCTATCGCAACGGCTGGACTAACTCAGGAAAATGTAGAGTGGCTAAAAGAAGAAACCTACCGAATTATTGACGCTGAACTGACGAGTAAACAAACTGTAATTGCTTAA
- a CDS encoding alpha/beta hydrolase, with product MPRVFLLHGYVEDPTIFDQLVPLLPQSDFTRIDLADECQHWKPTGKINVQKVAEYLVNRYAITANDLLIGHSMGGWIAIYIKQLTQATVIQISSWTDQRKIRLPTHNLSILKFLLFSGVTQSRPLLRFFQKQYPFPESFELYKNLMEGMRQMNRGYLYWQLQILFAEAPHLTVSPDLRIHTRRDSIIARPNEPYTEVPGDHFSLVFHPKEVAEAVRTGIYMI from the coding sequence ATGCCACGTGTTTTTCTGCTCCACGGTTATGTGGAAGATCCAACGATCTTCGATCAGCTTGTGCCTTTATTGCCGCAATCGGATTTCACCCGAATCGACCTGGCCGACGAATGTCAGCACTGGAAGCCGACGGGAAAGATCAATGTGCAGAAAGTAGCTGAGTACTTAGTCAACCGCTATGCAATTACGGCCAATGATCTATTAATCGGTCATTCGATGGGTGGCTGGATTGCTATCTACATCAAACAATTGACACAGGCAACGGTAATTCAGATTTCGTCGTGGACCGATCAGAGAAAGATTCGTTTACCTACTCACAATCTGAGTATTCTGAAATTTTTGCTGTTTTCAGGTGTTACGCAGAGCCGGCCGTTACTACGGTTTTTTCAGAAGCAATATCCGTTTCCAGAGTCTTTCGAGTTGTACAAGAACCTGATGGAAGGAATGCGACAGATGAATCGTGGGTATCTATACTGGCAACTACAAATTCTATTTGCCGAGGCCCCGCACTTAACCGTATCGCCCGACCTGCGCATTCATACCCGCCGGGATAGCATCATTGCCCGCCCCAACGAACCCTATACCGAAGTCCCCGGTGATCATTTCAGCCTGGTTTTTCATCCGAAGGAAGTAGCAGAGGCCGTCCGAACCGGGATTTATATGATTTAG